Sequence from the Bacteroidia bacterium genome:
TTGAATTTGCTCGTTTAATTGCTGCTGCATGGAACGCATTTGCGCCATGGAAGGTTTTGGGCTTTTTCCTCCAGGTTTCGAGCAACTTCCCTCTCCTTGCATTTGATTTTTTTTCTGATCTTTTTGCATTTGTTGCAAAGATTCGTCCAATAAAAGTGCTAAATTATTGATGGATGTCATTGAATATTGTTGTCTTTCTGCCGCTGCAAATGTTTCTCTTTTCGCCATCGCATCAATGGATTTAGTCATATTCATATTGATGCTCGCAATTTCTCGATTCACAATTCCGTTGATTTGCGGCGCGCGTTTGCTTAACGCGAAAAGGCTGTCTTCAATGGTTTTGGTATTGTCTTGTAAATTTTTTTGGTCTTCCGCAATTTTCATATACTGAGGATTATCCGTACTCGTTTTTCCGATTTTATTCATCAATGCCTCTTGATCAAAAGAAAGCTGAATCAAATTATCAAGTATAGCACGCAAAGCAGCAATGTCTTCTGTTTGTGCTTGCTGTTGCATTTGTAATTGCATTTGCGCCATTTGCTGCGAAAGTTGATTCATTTGTTTAGAAGCATTCTGCTGCGATTCCGACGCTTTACTGTTTTTATTATTCTGCAATTGCTCGCTGCTTTTACTCATTTGATCTTTTATATCCTGCTGCTGCTTTTCGGTATTTGGCAAAGTATTCGGATTTTCCAACTCACTATTCTTTTTTGCCAAATCCTGCATGTCTTTTTTGAAATCATCAAATTGTTGATTCAATTTCTTTTGTTGGTCTTTTACGGCTTGATTATCCGATTTGTTACTTTTTTCTTTCGTTTTGTCCGCTAAGCCTTGCTGTTTCTGAGATAAATCTTTTAATTTGTCGATGGCATCACTTAATTTTTGCTGTACTTCCATCTGCTTAAACAATTCCAACGTGCGCTCCAATTCCTTTTGCAAATCTTTATTATTCATGCTCATTTTTTGAAGTTCTTGCTGCACTTTATCTTTGTCCATTTCATTCAATAATTTTTGCAATTCTGCCAATTTCTTTTTCATTTCTTCCGGCATCACTTGTTCGAAAAGTTTTTGCAATTGCTGTTGTTCATCGGCAATTTTTTGATCTTCCTTTTTAAATTCAGATTGTTGCTGATCTTTTTGTGCGTTTTGTTTTTGCAAATCATCTACCTTTTTTTGCAACTCTTGTTGATGATTTAATAAATCCTGAATTTTCTTTTTTTCTTGCCAATCCAAATTTTTCTTCTGAAAAATATCTTCGCTCGTATTGCTTAATTGTTGTTGCATTTGCTGCGCTTCGTTGATCGCTTGCTGCATATTATTTTTGATATTCGTATTGTTTTTTTCGGTGTTCTGCGCAATTTCTTCCAGCGTTGGCGCTTTAAAAATCATTTTTTCAGAACGCGTAGATTTTGCTCCATTTACTTCATCATTATCCCACACTTCGAAATAATATTCCAATTGATCACCCGGCTGAATATTCAACGAATCCATTTCCCAGAAATAATAAAAACGATCCTGCGTCAACGTTTTATTTACAGGAATAGAAACGATTTGCAAATTGTTTTTTTTACCGTTTGCGGATGAATCATTCGCTAAAAAGCGATAATTAAACGTGAGTTTCGTGAATCCATAATCGTCGCGAATAGCACCGTTAAAAAAATATTTTTTCGAGTCCATCGAATCCGTTTTTTCTTGCACCTGAATCGTTGGATACAAATCCGGAATCACGTTAATGGAATAACCGATAGAATCTTTGTTTTTCATAAATTCGTTCGACGTGCGAATGGAATAATTTTTACTGCTCATCAAACGCGTGCCGTACACAAATTGATTTTCATTGCACTGTTTCACGATTACCGACGAATCTCCGAAATGCAAAACAAGTGCATTTGTATTTTTCGTATTAAATTTCCAACTGATTTTTGTGCCTTGCGGAACCACTAAATCGCCAGTATTTTTTAAAACTTCATCCTTTTTTCCAGTGTATTTTGGATAATTTAAACTGATTTCAAAATCGAGCAAAACCGGATTTGGCAATACTTTCAAATGATATTCTTGCGATTGAAAACCATCTGCACTTAACTGAAACGTGATGGAACTTTGTACACTTTTGAAAATATAATTAAACAAAACAGTATTTTCTTTTGTCAATTTATATTGATTTTCGCCAATGTTGATGAACACATCTTGCGGAACATTATTTCCCGTTAATTTTACATTTAGCTGAAAGTCTTGCTGCTGAATGGCTGTAAGCGAATTGTTATTAATCACAAATTGAAAAGGAGCTTGTTTCGCGAAAAAAGTTTGATGTTCCACCATTCGCCAAGTGCCTTGCTTAATCACTGCTGGCGCGGAAAAGAGTAAAATTAAAAAAATCAAAAGCGGAAAAGCAGCATACGTAATGTATTTTTTATTTTCGCCAAAATCAACAGCAGCCGAAAACGGAATAGGACGCAACAAATTTATTTTTTGTTCGATGCTCGCTTCTACCAAAATAGTATTGGCAACAAGGCTTTGCTGCTGCAATTGCAGCACGTTTAGCAATTTATCTTTTACTTCGCCAAAATGATTTCCAATAATAATAGCAGCTTGTTCGTACGAAATAATTTTTCCGAGTTTGTATAATTTCAGCACAGGAATACTTACCCAACGAACCAAAATATAAACGTTGGCAAAGATAAAAGTGTAAAATAAAATGCTGCGAATAAGCACATCGAAATGCGCAAAATATTCCAAAATAACAACCGCCAGATAAAAAATAAATCCGATGGCAACACTATATAAAACGCCGCGTATCAGCTGATTCTTATAGTATTTCCGGATAAATTCATCCAGCTTTTCAATCAATAATTGATAATTGTTTTTTTGCATCGTAAAAATCGCAATCGTTCTTTTGCTGCGCGAAAAATTATTTTTCCGCCGCTACTAAACGAGCAAAGTTACAAAAAGTAAAAGGAGAAATCGCACTGAAAAAAATCGTGTTAAAAATAGGTTCGAAAAATTATTTTTTTGAATGCCCTTTTTCTACGCCATTTTTATATTTAATTTTTGAAAGTATTTTTCCGTTAATGTCATATTCCATCCAAATGCCATCTTTTTTTCCGTCTTTATACGTGCCTGTAATTTTCACTTGTTTGCCATCAAAATATTCGGTGTAAGGACCATCCAGCGTATTATTTTTGTAAATACTTTTTGTTTGAACATTTCCATTGCTATCAAAATAACTGAGCGCTCCGCCTTCAATTTTTCCATCCACATACGTGAATTGTGTATTTATTTTTCCATCTTCATAATACCATTTCGAAACGCCATCACGCACATTCATTTTGTAATTTCCATCTTCTTGCATTTGTCCGTTATCGTAATAAACATGGTTAAATCCATTGTATTTTCCCATCGAAAATTTAGATTCTGTTTTAGTTCTTCCGCCCGGAAAATACGTTTTCAAATAACCATCAATCGTATCATTTACAAAATGTTCTTCCGATAAAAAATAACCGTTATTATCAATTTCTATCGCAATTCCATTGCGCATTCCGTTTTTATATGTCGATAAAAAATGAATAATTCCGTTGGGATGATAATCCATCCACGAACCATCTTTTTTTCCATCCACATAATTTCCATACCAATTTGTTTCGCCTACTTTTTCGCACCACAAACCTTGTTTCAAGCCTCGCCCATCTACTTTATTGGAATCGCTTTGCGCAGAAAAAAAAGTTTTCGCGGAAGCAGAAAAGGCGAAAAAAGAAAACAGAAAAAGAGTCGCCAAAAAATTATTTTTTCGAAGTGTTATTTTTGATGTCATTTTATAGGAGGATTAATTTTACTGCAAAAGTGCAGGATTTGAATTGGAAATACAAATCAACATCACAAAGACGATTGTTAATTTTTGTTAAAGCATTTTTACCGAATTGAAAAAATAGGGCGCGAAAAATAAATTTTTCGAAAATTATTGTCTAAATTTGTCGCACTAAATAGTATTTATCTCTTTTTTATGCCTCAAAGTTCCGCGATTGATTATATTCCAATTGGATTGATGCTGCTTGTAGCCTCTGGTTTTGTAGTTCTGGTTATGTTTTTCACGCATCGTTTAGGACCAAAACGCAAATCAAAAATAAAGTTAGACACGTTTGAATGTGGCATCGAATCACAAGGAAATGCGCGTGTTCCCTTTTCCATAAAATATTTTTTAATTGCTATTTTATTTGTTTTATTTGATGTAGAAGTTATTTTTATGTATCCCTGGGCTGTTAATTTTAAAGTTTTACGCATGACAGGATTTTTCGAAATGCTTGGTTTTATGGCATTTTTCGCCATTGGCTTTGCTTACATCATCAAAAAAGGCGCATTGAAGTGGGAATAAAAAATCAGAAATTAAACGTTTAGAAAAATATTTTTTTACAAAGGATTTTTGAAGATGAGCACGGCAACAGTAAAAACAAATGTAGAGATTACCAAAGCGCCTCCTGGTATTGAAGGTCCTGGATTTTTTGCTACAAGCATTGATAAAGTAGTAGGAATGGCACGTAAAAATTCTATTTGGCCACTTCCTTTTGCTACTTCTTGTTGCGGAATCGAATTTATGGCAACGATGGGTGCACATTACGATTTAGGTCGTTTTGGTGCAGAACGTTTAAGCTTTTCTCCTCGTCAAGCGGATTTATTAATGGTGATGGGAACCATCGCTAAAAAAATGGGCCCCGTTTTACGTCAGGTTTACGAACAAATGGCAGAACCACGTTGGGTATTATCCATGGGCGCTTGCGCTTCCAGCGGAGGAATTTTTGATACCTACAGCGTTTTACAAGGAATTGATCGGATTATTCCCGTGGATGTTTACATTCCGGGTTGCCCGCCGAATCCGGAGCAAGTATTGGATGGAATTTTAAAAATTCAAGAATTGATTCAAAACGAATCCATTCGCAGACGAGATACTGATGAATACAAGGCTTTACTCGCTAAATACAATATAGAATAATTAGGAATGGAAAAAACGGAATTACTCACTCTCGTAAATCAGCAACTGAACGAAAAATTTAAGGAAGAAATTGTTTCTGCCGAAATGGCAAGAGATTTTCCTGTTTTTACTGTAAAGAAAGAGAAAATTGAAGAGATTATACGCTTCCTCTATGAAAGTCCCGAATTACAATTTACTTTTCTCACCGATATTTGCGGAATTCATTTCCCGAACAATAAATCACAAGAATTAGGCGTGGTGTATCATTTGCACAACATGCAAAAAAATTATCGTATTCGATTAAAATTATTCACCAGTCTTTCTGATCCTTCTGTTCCAACTTTAACAAAATTATTTTCTGCTGCGAATTGGATGGAACGCGAGACATACGATTTTTATGGAATCACTTTTAAAGAACATCCTGATTTACGCAGAATTTTGAATGTGGATGAAATGATAGATTTTCCTTTGCGGAAAGAGTTTCCGTTGGAAGATCAGACACGAGAAGATAAAAACAATGCCATGTTTGGCAGGTAAAAAATACTTTTATGAATAAGCTGGCAGAAATTATCACAGAAGAAAAGGAATATTCAACCTTAAATTTAGGTCCTACACACCCTGCTACGCACGGAATTTTTCAAAACGTGCTGACGATGGATGGAGAAGTAATTGTGGATGCAAAATCTACTATCGGCTACATCCATAGAGCATTTGAGAAAATAGCAGAACGCCGACCTTTTTATCAAATTACTACGCTTACGGATCGTTTGAATTATTGCTCCAGCCCCATCAATAATATGGGTTGGCACATGACGGTGGAGAAATTATTAGGTGTGGAGATTCCGAAAAGAGCCGAGTATATGCGCGTTATTATTATGGAACTTTCGCGCATTGCAGATCACATTGTGTGCGATACGGTAATTGCGGTGGATACCGGTGCTATGACCGGCTTTTTATATTTATTCCAATGCAGAGAATGGATTTATGAAATTTTTGAAGAAATATGTGGTGCTCGCTTAACTACTAACATCGGTCGTATTGGCGGCATAGAGCGCGATTTTTCTAAAAAGGCTTGGGATAAAATAAATATCTTTTTAAAAGATTTCCCTGCAAAATTAAAAGAGTTTGAAGTGTTGGTAATGCGCAACCGAATTTTTATGGATCGGACTATTGGCGTTGGCGGAATTTCTGCAGAAAGAGCGTTGAATTATGGTTTTACAGGTCCAAATTTACGTGCAGCAGGCGTTGATTACGATGTGCGTGTGATGAATCCATATTGCTCTTACGAAGATTTTGAGTTTACGATTCCTTTAGGCACAAATGGAGATACGTATGATCGTTTTATGGTGCGTTTAGAAGAAATGTGGCAGAGTTTGAGCATCATTCAACAAGCTCTTAAAAAAATGCCCGAAGGACCTTTTCACGCAAACGTTCCTGATTTTTATTTGCCCCCGAAAGAACAAGTGTATAATAATATGGAAGCGCTGATTTATCACTTTAAAATTGTGATGGGCGAAACAGAAATTCCAGTTGGAGAAGTGTATCATTGTGTGGAAGGCGGTAACGGGGAATTGGGATTTTATTTGGTAAGTGATGGCGGGAGAACGCCGTACCGCTTGCATTTCCGCAGACCGTGTTTTATTTATTACCAAGCCTATCCGGAAATGATAAAAGGACAAATGCTTTCGGATGCTATTTTAACGATGAGCAGTATGAATGTAATTGCGGGCGAATTAGACGCCTGAAAAAATATTTTTTTGAAGAGCTAAAAAACAAATTTAATTTAATTCCGTGAGCACTCATAAACAACCTAAATTTAGCGACGATGCATTGGCTCTATGCCATAAAATCATGCAACGTTATCCGGAAGGAAAACAAAAATCAGCTTTATTACCCATTTTACATCTCGCGCAAGCGGAATTTGACGGATGGCTAAGTCCGGAAACGATGGATTACGTGGCATCTATCTTACATATTTTACCAGTAGAAGTGTATGAAGTAGCTACATTCTATTCGATGTACAATTTAAAACCCGTTGGTAAATGCGTGATTGAAGTGTGTCGAACAGGTCCTTGTTGGTTAA
This genomic interval carries:
- a CDS encoding DUF4175 family protein, with the translated sequence MQKNNYQLLIEKLDEFIRKYYKNQLIRGVLYSVAIGFIFYLAVVILEYFAHFDVLIRSILFYTFIFANVYILVRWVSIPVLKLYKLGKIISYEQAAIIIGNHFGEVKDKLLNVLQLQQQSLVANTILVEASIEQKINLLRPIPFSAAVDFGENKKYITYAAFPLLIFLILLFSAPAVIKQGTWRMVEHQTFFAKQAPFQFVINNNSLTAIQQQDFQLNVKLTGNNVPQDVFINIGENQYKLTKENTVLFNYIFKSVQSSITFQLSADGFQSQEYHLKVLPNPVLLDFEISLNYPKYTGKKDEVLKNTGDLVVPQGTKISWKFNTKNTNALVLHFGDSSVIVKQCNENQFVYGTRLMSSKNYSIRTSNEFMKNKDSIGYSINVIPDLYPTIQVQEKTDSMDSKKYFFNGAIRDDYGFTKLTFNYRFLANDSSANGKKNNLQIVSIPVNKTLTQDRFYYFWEMDSLNIQPGDQLEYYFEVWDNDEVNGAKSTRSEKMIFKAPTLEEIAQNTEKNNTNIKNNMQQAINEAQQMQQQLSNTSEDIFQKKNLDWQEKKKIQDLLNHQQELQKKVDDLQKQNAQKDQQQSEFKKEDQKIADEQQQLQKLFEQVMPEEMKKKLAELQKLLNEMDKDKVQQELQKMSMNNKDLQKELERTLELFKQMEVQQKLSDAIDKLKDLSQKQQGLADKTKEKSNKSDNQAVKDQQKKLNQQFDDFKKDMQDLAKKNSELENPNTLPNTEKQQQDIKDQMSKSSEQLQNNKNSKASESQQNASKQMNQLSQQMAQMQLQMQQQAQTEDIAALRAILDNLIQLSFDQEALMNKIGKTSTDNPQYMKIAEDQKNLQDNTKTIEDSLFALSKRAPQINGIVNREIASINMNMTKSIDAMAKRETFAAAERQQYSMTSINNLALLLDESLQQMQKDQKKNQMQGEGSCSKPGGKSPKPSMAQMRSMQQQLNEQIQALQQAMKKGGKKDGKSGKGGKNGQSGFSEQLVKLAAQQAAIREAMQQGESEMDPTGKQAGQMSEMEKEMNKTETDLVNKMLSEETVKRQQAILTRMLESEKAEKEQKWDNKRDAITAKQQLFANPPIGFLQFNTQKIQEQELLKTVPPSLTPFYKTKVNEYFNNIQSN
- a CDS encoding toxin-antitoxin system YwqK family antitoxin, with the translated sequence MTSKITLRKNNFLATLFLFSFFAFSASAKTFFSAQSDSNKVDGRGLKQGLWCEKVGETNWYGNYVDGKKDGSWMDYHPNGIIHFLSTYKNGMRNGIAIEIDNNGYFLSEEHFVNDTIDGYLKTYFPGGRTKTESKFSMGKYNGFNHVYYDNGQMQEDGNYKMNVRDGVSKWYYEDGKINTQFTYVDGKIEGGALSYFDSNGNVQTKSIYKNNTLDGPYTEYFDGKQVKITGTYKDGKKDGIWMEYDINGKILSKIKYKNGVEKGHSKK
- a CDS encoding NADH-quinone oxidoreductase subunit A; its protein translation is MPQSSAIDYIPIGLMLLVASGFVVLVMFFTHRLGPKRKSKIKLDTFECGIESQGNARVPFSIKYFLIAILFVLFDVEVIFMYPWAVNFKVLRMTGFFEMLGFMAFFAIGFAYIIKKGALKWE
- a CDS encoding NADH-quinone oxidoreductase subunit B, yielding MSTATVKTNVEITKAPPGIEGPGFFATSIDKVVGMARKNSIWPLPFATSCCGIEFMATMGAHYDLGRFGAERLSFSPRQADLLMVMGTIAKKMGPVLRQVYEQMAEPRWVLSMGACASSGGIFDTYSVLQGIDRIIPVDVYIPGCPPNPEQVLDGILKIQELIQNESIRRRDTDEYKALLAKYNIE
- a CDS encoding NADH-quinone oxidoreductase subunit C — its product is MEKTELLTLVNQQLNEKFKEEIVSAEMARDFPVFTVKKEKIEEIIRFLYESPELQFTFLTDICGIHFPNNKSQELGVVYHLHNMQKNYRIRLKLFTSLSDPSVPTLTKLFSAANWMERETYDFYGITFKEHPDLRRILNVDEMIDFPLRKEFPLEDQTREDKNNAMFGR
- the nuoD gene encoding NADH dehydrogenase (quinone) subunit D, translating into MNKLAEIITEEKEYSTLNLGPTHPATHGIFQNVLTMDGEVIVDAKSTIGYIHRAFEKIAERRPFYQITTLTDRLNYCSSPINNMGWHMTVEKLLGVEIPKRAEYMRVIIMELSRIADHIVCDTVIAVDTGAMTGFLYLFQCREWIYEIFEEICGARLTTNIGRIGGIERDFSKKAWDKINIFLKDFPAKLKEFEVLVMRNRIFMDRTIGVGGISAERALNYGFTGPNLRAAGVDYDVRVMNPYCSYEDFEFTIPLGTNGDTYDRFMVRLEEMWQSLSIIQQALKKMPEGPFHANVPDFYLPPKEQVYNNMEALIYHFKIVMGETEIPVGEVYHCVEGGNGELGFYLVSDGGRTPYRLHFRRPCFIYYQAYPEMIKGQMLSDAILTMSSMNVIAGELDA